Proteins encoded in a region of the Methanofollis tationis genome:
- a CDS encoding dCTP deaminase — protein MILSSAEIRSRLAAPADRGRLVITPFADTSLQPASYDLRAEGDLSLQPGGCTLVSSLERVELPSDLAATLRCRSSYARRGLLLGGGFVDPGFRGQLTLCLVNMGTDAIPLARGDRVVQMILHEVSGGAHSYEGRYQDSEGVVRAR, from the coding sequence ATGATCCTTTCCTCCGCTGAGATCCGGTCCCGTCTGGCGGCGCCCGCAGATAGGGGCCGCCTGGTCATCACCCCATTCGCCGACACCTCCCTCCAGCCTGCCTCCTATGATCTCCGGGCAGAAGGCGACCTCTCTCTCCAGCCCGGAGGGTGCACCCTCGTATCAAGCCTCGAACGCGTCGAACTCCCCTCAGACCTTGCCGCCACCCTCAGGTGCCGCTCCAGCTATGCGCGCCGCGGCCTCCTCCTCGGCGGTGGCTTTGTCGATCCGGGCTTTCGGGGGCAGCTCACCCTCTGCCTGGTCAACATGGGAACTGACGCCATCCCCCTTGCCAGGGGCGACCGGGTGGTCCAGATGATCCTGCACGAGGTCTCGGGCGGCGCCCACTCCTATGAAGGGCGATACCAGGACAGCGAAGGTGTGGTGAGGGCGCGATGA
- a CDS encoding Ig-like domain-containing protein, with product MSALRFGLIFAVLLLLCAQAAAGSPMVTIDSDTEWLVAGGPQSSWIAVQVTDDAGSPVNRAEITFSCDPAQGALTPGTVKTGPDGTARARFSAGTASGTAAITAVARWQEGDTPVTVSSVCEQQIDHAAPQKIAVLRYPGEITAGTTASILVMLADRYGNPIDSRRTAETVRFVTGSPGTTAGVHDGIDYADDVSLSVNESGWVTALFRADCVAGENIVYVDLPALVADAYLTIRGTADGVPASISASFSPTSPIPADGTGIYRIVYIVKDRYGNPAGNRSINIAALPGEETTVRTNSLGTAAISYGPKDSAGAVEVTATAADNTSVTVTVPVAFTHLSPSDMLLTANPQTMPSLDANPSITATIRAKVIDEKGNPVAGESVSFAIPGDRQGASLNTTSAVTDRDGYASVLFTPGAFPAPGEAGYDPTATAACTVEARWGDIVRSLPLIWKNYPFLSVTASVEPETVGVNETISVNVTLRGDGWRLQPHPIDAVLAIDCSGSMKDRIAGADTKMAAAQTAARTFVARMNPSSDRIGLVPYYERSAPVRVRLSTDYVAVISTIDALSPAGYTPTRLALKRAIDELVAYPNPDPDAVRAVVLMSDGAYNYFGDPLGRGNASSTYYVTSSDREADYRWHGYCNGTEYGLSALPEDDLSAYARASGIRIYCISFGDGIVEGDNTYDTMTALAGSTGGFHEHAPDAAALSEVYSRIAGDLRDEAGVETVMDISMQEISVNGERISGADVFDYQYIEGFSTAVEDWIGNAAARYDFVAPCTLDQRDDWEDDHALHFEIGTVRLNQVWTARYTLTVKKAGNINVFGPGSLIAFNGGTSSLTLPDTFVTAVPDLNNTGFNGPILDVADLHREGSGPVTAFLEVAWALNYTGSAQATQRLSYSNDDEHTWVLFLTMPPAPPGSRTQEACLDVRDLPAGLYSLRVDAVAPDTPDDRAVLPSPILVGNGQLSKIRLE from the coding sequence ATGTCAGCACTACGTTTTGGTCTTATTTTTGCAGTGCTCCTGCTGCTCTGCGCTCAGGCGGCGGCCGGTTCGCCAATGGTCACCATTGATTCGGATACAGAATGGCTCGTTGCCGGCGGCCCGCAGAGTTCGTGGATCGCGGTGCAGGTCACCGACGATGCCGGCTCCCCGGTGAACCGGGCAGAGATCACCTTCTCCTGCGACCCGGCGCAGGGGGCGCTCACTCCCGGCACCGTAAAAACCGGCCCCGACGGCACCGCCCGGGCCAGGTTCTCTGCAGGGACGGCGAGCGGCACCGCCGCCATAACGGCGGTTGCCCGGTGGCAGGAGGGCGATACTCCGGTAACGGTATCCTCCGTCTGCGAACAGCAGATCGATCACGCCGCCCCGCAGAAGATCGCGGTCCTTCGCTACCCTGGCGAGATCACCGCCGGCACGACCGCATCCATCCTCGTCATGCTCGCCGACCGATACGGCAACCCTATCGACTCCCGCCGCACGGCCGAGACCGTCCGCTTCGTCACCGGTTCGCCCGGCACCACGGCCGGCGTCCATGACGGCATCGACTACGCCGATGACGTCTCCCTTTCCGTCAACGAGAGCGGATGGGTGACGGCGCTCTTCAGGGCCGACTGCGTCGCCGGCGAGAACATCGTCTACGTCGACCTCCCCGCCCTGGTGGCCGACGCCTACCTCACCATCCGCGGCACCGCCGACGGTGTCCCTGCCTCGATCTCGGCCTCGTTCTCGCCGACATCTCCCATTCCGGCGGACGGAACGGGTATCTACCGCATCGTCTATATCGTAAAAGATCGCTATGGCAACCCGGCCGGAAACCGCTCCATCAACATCGCCGCCCTTCCGGGCGAGGAGACGACGGTCCGCACGAATTCGCTCGGAACGGCGGCGATCTCCTATGGCCCGAAAGACTCAGCCGGTGCGGTTGAGGTGACGGCGACGGCGGCGGACAACACCTCGGTGACCGTCACCGTCCCGGTCGCCTTCACGCACCTCTCCCCCTCAGACATGCTCCTCACGGCAAACCCGCAGACGATGCCGAGCCTGGACGCAAACCCGTCGATCACTGCCACCATCAGGGCAAAGGTGATCGACGAGAAAGGCAACCCGGTCGCCGGGGAGAGCGTCTCCTTTGCGATCCCGGGAGACCGGCAGGGCGCCTCCCTCAATACAACCTCGGCCGTCACCGACCGGGACGGCTACGCCAGCGTCCTCTTCACTCCCGGCGCCTTCCCCGCACCCGGCGAGGCCGGGTATGACCCGACCGCCACAGCCGCGTGTACTGTCGAGGCGCGGTGGGGCGATATCGTCCGCTCCCTCCCGCTCATCTGGAAGAACTACCCCTTCCTCTCGGTCACCGCCTCGGTCGAGCCCGAGACCGTCGGGGTGAACGAGACCATCAGCGTGAACGTCACCCTCAGGGGCGACGGCTGGCGGCTCCAGCCCCACCCGATCGACGCCGTCCTCGCCATCGACTGCTCGGGGAGCATGAAGGACCGGATCGCCGGGGCCGACACAAAAATGGCAGCCGCACAAACCGCTGCACGCACCTTCGTCGCCCGGATGAACCCCTCCTCCGACCGGATCGGGCTCGTCCCTTACTATGAACGCTCCGCACCCGTTCGGGTCAGGCTCTCGACCGACTACGTCGCAGTCATCTCGACCATCGACGCCCTCTCGCCGGCCGGCTATACGCCGACCCGGCTTGCATTGAAACGCGCCATAGATGAACTCGTCGCCTACCCGAACCCCGACCCGGACGCGGTGCGGGCCGTCGTCCTGATGTCTGACGGGGCGTACAACTACTTCGGCGACCCTCTCGGGCGTGGGAATGCGTCATCGACGTATTACGTGACCTCCTCAGACCGGGAGGCCGACTACCGGTGGCACGGCTACTGCAACGGCACGGAGTACGGCCTTTCCGCCCTCCCAGAAGACGACCTCTCGGCCTATGCCCGCGCCAGCGGGATCAGGATCTACTGCATCTCCTTTGGCGACGGCATCGTCGAGGGGGACAACACCTACGACACCATGACCGCCCTTGCCGGATCCACCGGCGGTTTCCACGAGCACGCCCCTGATGCGGCCGCGCTTTCCGAGGTCTACAGCCGCATCGCCGGTGACCTGAGGGACGAGGCCGGGGTTGAAACCGTCATGGACATCTCCATGCAGGAGATCTCGGTGAACGGCGAGCGCATCTCTGGCGCCGACGTCTTCGATTACCAGTATATCGAGGGCTTTTCGACGGCGGTGGAGGACTGGATCGGTAACGCGGCGGCACGCTACGATTTCGTCGCCCCCTGCACCCTGGACCAGCGCGATGACTGGGAGGACGATCACGCCCTCCACTTCGAGATCGGCACGGTCCGTCTCAACCAGGTCTGGACCGCCAGATATACCCTGACGGTCAAAAAAGCGGGCAACATCAATGTCTTCGGACCGGGCTCCCTGATCGCCTTCAACGGCGGAACTTCGAGCCTCACCCTGCCCGACACCTTTGTCACCGCCGTTCCCGACCTGAACAACACCGGATTTAATGGCCCTATCCTCGACGTCGCCGACCTCCATCGGGAGGGTTCGGGCCCGGTCACCGCTTTCCTTGAAGTGGCATGGGCCCTGAACTATACCGGGAGCGCTCAGGCGACCCAGCGTTTGTCGTACTCGAACGACGACGAGCACACCTGGGTCCTGTTCCTGACGATGCCGCCGGCCCCACCAGGGAGCAGAACCCAGGAGGCCTGCCTGGACGTGCGTGACCTCCCGGCCGGTCTCTACTCCCTGCGGGTCGATGCCGTCGCCCCTGACACGCCTGACGACCGGGCGGTACTGCCCTCTCCGATCCTTGTCGGAAACGGGCAGTTGTCAAAAATAAGACTTGAATAA
- a CDS encoding Ig-like domain-containing protein: MATLRPGLFLLCLLLICTGAAAGEPYDITVSTGTDWLIANGADCAAVTATVTSGGAPVTGVGVTFSCDPAMGRLSRALAVTDGSGVARSTFTAATTSGAAEITASATYGGDNGPVTISASCVQQIDHDTPYRLASRTYTSEVSVGSVTPIVLSMQDRYKNPIDSRRTAETVRFTVGSPGGSAGIWDGAAYVDDCVLPVDEDGNVAAVLKTSSLVGENIVYVDLPAPVADTYFTIYGIGDGIPASISCTISPTGTPNPWVPADGVSKFSILYTLKDAAGNPAGNRSLSITALPGEDRTVTTNSDGQIMITYGPKDTTGTVTITATSDDDPSVTCSRTVQFTNTAPVEMLLSANPQTMPSLDANPASLSEIRAKVMDEKGNPVSGETVAFSIDAIDLEGNVCTDPVLIENTATTDGDGYAVVRFVPGAFALPGSDDYNQTATATCAVVAAWGEVTHSIPLAWKNYPFLSVTTSVDPETVEVNETVSVNITLRGDGWALQPDPIDVVLVIDRSGSMLKDYPDRMVSTMSAAKTFVGQMNPARDRIGIVSFGARGTADIYAYSYKYWAGNDTSYWRDSSPANDDAAYISAHYPGNGKWYADYATTDSPLSYDHAAVLSSIDNLVPYSGTPMRPALYKAVKELIGNATSDVRAIIVLSDGDWNTGGDPLAQASGYDYYSDLSAEDQNMAIYAQNNNVRIYSIAFAQDISTIGKSTLQTLASTTDGMYYEAPTADDLTAIYTEIAGELKTEAGVDTTVGLQFDNVLVNGLAVFNDPADPVLDYVYLPGESTVIGSWIDNETGRHEILPLATHDNTSEWAAGLSLAFNVGTVRLNQTWTARFTLTVLKEGNINIFGPGSLITFNGGASNLTLPDTFVTAVPDLNNTGLNSSVLSVDTLAREGSGEVTDFLPLIWNLNYTGEGTVTQRLYYSTDDKHTWTRFATLTAVAPGNITQRSSLDVRVLPAGYYWIRVRATAPDAPDAMDELMAPILVGSAETPKIKLE, from the coding sequence ATGGCAACACTGCGTCCCGGGCTCTTCCTGCTCTGCCTCCTGCTCATCTGCACGGGGGCGGCGGCAGGGGAGCCCTATGATATCACGGTCTCAACCGGAACAGACTGGCTGATCGCAAACGGCGCCGACTGTGCGGCGGTCACGGCCACGGTCACGAGCGGCGGCGCCCCGGTCACCGGGGTGGGCGTCACGTTCTCCTGCGACCCTGCGATGGGCAGACTCTCCCGGGCCCTGGCGGTCACCGACGGCAGCGGCGTCGCACGCTCGACGTTCACGGCGGCGACGACGAGCGGGGCCGCGGAGATCACGGCCTCGGCCACCTATGGGGGCGACAATGGTCCGGTGACCATCTCTGCCTCTTGCGTTCAGCAGATCGACCACGATACGCCGTATCGACTGGCGTCCCGCACCTATACGAGCGAGGTCTCGGTCGGCTCCGTGACCCCGATCGTCCTCTCCATGCAGGACCGCTACAAAAATCCGATCGACTCCCGCCGGACGGCTGAAACCGTCCGCTTCACCGTCGGCTCCCCCGGTGGCTCTGCCGGGATCTGGGACGGAGCCGCCTATGTCGATGACTGCGTCCTGCCGGTGGACGAAGACGGGAACGTCGCCGCCGTCCTGAAGACCTCCTCCCTTGTCGGGGAGAACATCGTCTATGTCGACCTCCCCGCGCCGGTGGCCGACACCTACTTCACGATCTACGGCATCGGAGACGGGATCCCGGCCTCGATCTCCTGCACGATCAGCCCGACCGGCACCCCGAACCCCTGGGTCCCTGCCGACGGCGTCAGCAAGTTCTCCATCCTCTACACCCTCAAAGATGCCGCAGGCAACCCGGCCGGAAACCGCAGCCTCTCGATCACCGCCCTCCCTGGCGAGGACCGGACCGTCACCACGAACTCAGACGGCCAGATCATGATCACCTATGGCCCCAAGGACACCACCGGCACGGTGACGATCACGGCGACCTCTGACGACGACCCCTCCGTCACCTGCTCCAGGACCGTCCAGTTCACCAACACCGCCCCGGTCGAGATGCTCCTCTCTGCAAACCCGCAGACGATGCCGAGCCTTGACGCAAACCCTGCCTCTCTCTCAGAGATCCGTGCGAAGGTCATGGATGAGAAGGGCAACCCGGTCTCGGGTGAGACGGTGGCCTTCTCGATCGACGCCATCGATCTCGAAGGAAACGTCTGCACCGATCCCGTCCTCATAGAAAATACCGCCACCACCGACGGCGATGGCTACGCCGTCGTCAGGTTCGTCCCGGGCGCCTTCGCCCTTCCCGGCAGTGACGACTACAACCAGACCGCCACCGCCACCTGCGCCGTCGTGGCCGCGTGGGGCGAGGTCACCCACTCCATCCCGCTCGCCTGGAAGAACTACCCCTTCCTCTCGGTCACCACCTCGGTCGATCCCGAGACCGTCGAGGTGAACGAGACCGTCAGCGTGAACATCACGCTCAGGGGCGACGGGTGGGCGCTTCAGCCCGATCCGATCGACGTGGTGCTCGTGATCGACCGGTCGGGGAGTATGCTCAAAGACTACCCTGACCGCATGGTATCGACCATGTCTGCCGCAAAGACCTTTGTGGGTCAGATGAACCCGGCAAGGGACAGGATTGGGATTGTATCCTTCGGTGCCAGAGGAACTGCCGACATCTATGCGTACTCGTATAAGTATTGGGCAGGAAATGACACGTCGTACTGGCGCGACTCCTCGCCGGCCAACGACGACGCGGCGTATATTTCAGCCCATTATCCTGGCAACGGAAAGTGGTATGCCGACTATGCGACCACGGACTCTCCGCTGAGCTATGATCACGCCGCCGTCCTCTCTTCCATCGACAACCTCGTGCCGTACTCCGGGACACCCATGCGGCCCGCTCTCTATAAGGCGGTTAAGGAGTTGATCGGCAACGCCACAAGCGATGTGCGTGCCATTATCGTGTTATCGGACGGTGACTGGAATACCGGCGGCGATCCTCTTGCTCAGGCGTCGGGATACGATTATTATTCCGATCTGAGTGCGGAAGACCAGAACATGGCCATCTACGCGCAAAACAACAATGTTCGCATATACTCCATCGCGTTTGCCCAGGATATTTCAACGATCGGAAAATCCACCCTGCAAACCCTCGCCTCCACTACCGACGGCATGTATTACGAGGCTCCCACCGCCGACGATCTCACGGCGATATACACCGAGATCGCCGGCGAGCTCAAAACCGAGGCTGGCGTCGACACCACCGTCGGCCTGCAATTCGACAACGTCCTGGTGAACGGTCTTGCGGTCTTCAACGACCCCGCAGACCCGGTCCTCGACTATGTCTACCTCCCTGGCGAATCGACGGTGATCGGGAGCTGGATCGACAACGAGACCGGCCGCCACGAGATCCTGCCGCTCGCAACCCACGACAACACCTCTGAATGGGCGGCCGGCCTGAGCCTTGCCTTCAACGTCGGCACCGTCCGGCTCAACCAGACCTGGACGGCCCGCTTCACCCTCACGGTGCTCAAGGAGGGGAACATCAACATCTTCGGCCCGGGCTCCCTGATCACCTTCAACGGGGGGGCCTCGAACCTCACCCTGCCCGACACCTTCGTCACCGCCGTTCCCGACCTGAACAACACCGGCCTCAATTCATCGGTTCTCTCTGTCGACACCCTCGCCCGGGAGGGCTCGGGCGAGGTGACCGACTTCCTCCCGCTCATCTGGAACCTGAACTACACCGGCGAGGGGACCGTGACCCAGCGTCTCTATTACTCCACCGACGATAAACACACCTGGACGCGGTTTGCCACCCTGACGGCCGTTGCTCCGGGCAACATCACCCAGCGGTCGAGCCTGGATGTCAGGGTGCTGCCTGCCGGCTACTACTGGATACGGGTCCGAGCCACCGCCCCTGACGCCCCTGATGCGATGGACGAGCTCATGGCGCCGATCCTGGTGGGATCCGCAGAAACCCCGAAGATCAAACTTGAGTAG
- a CDS encoding Ig-like domain-containing protein gives MDIPIKNMFLIGFVLLALVTAASGLPTVSVSTDTAWLTAGGSETATVTVQVNDEASRIVSLSSTLGTLSPSIVTTDARGQATTTFTAGTVSGTATITAVFTDENGTPVSASVDLSIDHGTPIEISSLSCPEEGSVGSEVEIALALSDRWDNPVDNANIIENVTFSVGSPGDGAAFIIGDRNAASVSLPVGPDGLVTATLRLSTMAGENIVQITPPGAVGDRYLTILGVADGPPVSIESAYASASCPADGVGTVLIAYTLYDQYGNLCNEAPVRIASSLGEATAVTTNSYGSVLVRYGPKNAPVDVTLTATAAEDASVFTIDTFSFASTDPVNLVLAASPLNMKSLDVDPSSEAGLAAWVTDESGVTVTDNQVDVTFTITDIDGHGATLTADPCLNGGSSTVMQATGDDGVASVTFTPGAFATSEDATGTCTVTATATLNGTVVSRSVDLSWRNYPSFSVSVSASPSTVLIGNEANVTISLAGDGWEFGPAPMDVMMCISRAPTMLDGAPPAIGVVKNVAKDFSAMMDSGADSLGLVSYGCYLDEDVSLDLSLSSGFSTFNASINALSPEDTTNGKGPDKKSGLDLGIALGMAVDELVDHGTSDNKVIVAILDDEFTNGWNRDSWETSAKQKAIDNEVKIYVIILDMPKKNGNSNGNDHNGLEKKIEEMAEDTGAKILKIDGTNCNNYNSDLVAFFAVIKSDLKDATIFETTLDTSLVNVTVTNTTVTDLPVLGGNVLQYQYVDGVSTNIVNQTWVSTTVDDTLDWTDRVLDYDIGTMEYGQTWTANLRFALLQTGTIGLFTDGASKISFSNAAGTTYEQTLPPVYITVFDQETADIFGTSALSIPSLDALGDNNTLSIAVDWTLDYAGEHPESVRQRAQYQYSADNIVWNNLWHDFAVPAVDEDVTGDYSAELDTDKKNGYYRIRIHAWEAISGGAEAWRTTEQPVRIDDGKKIRMKLI, from the coding sequence ATGGATATACCTATCAAAAATATGTTTCTGATCGGCTTCGTCCTCCTCGCACTGGTTACGGCCGCATCAGGTCTCCCCACCGTCAGCGTCTCAACCGATACGGCCTGGTTGACGGCCGGCGGAAGTGAGACCGCAACGGTGACGGTGCAGGTGAACGATGAAGCCTCGCGGATTGTTAGCCTCTCATCTACGCTTGGAACACTCTCCCCCTCTATCGTGACCACCGACGCTCGGGGGCAGGCGACGACGACCTTCACGGCCGGAACGGTGAGCGGGACAGCGACGATCACGGCGGTGTTCACGGACGAGAACGGCACACCGGTGAGCGCGTCGGTGGACCTGTCGATCGATCACGGCACACCGATTGAGATTTCGTCCCTCTCCTGCCCGGAAGAGGGCAGTGTCGGGAGTGAAGTCGAGATCGCTCTCGCCCTGTCGGACCGGTGGGACAACCCGGTCGATAACGCCAACATAATCGAGAACGTCACCTTCTCGGTCGGGTCGCCGGGTGACGGCGCGGCTTTTATAATCGGTGATCGGAATGCTGCCTCTGTCTCGCTCCCGGTCGGCCCTGACGGTCTGGTGACGGCGACGCTCCGCCTCAGCACGATGGCCGGGGAGAACATCGTCCAGATCACCCCGCCCGGTGCAGTGGGTGACCGTTATCTCACGATTCTGGGCGTTGCAGACGGGCCGCCGGTCTCTATCGAGAGCGCGTATGCCTCTGCCTCGTGCCCGGCCGACGGCGTGGGCACGGTCCTGATCGCCTACACCCTGTACGACCAGTATGGGAACCTCTGCAATGAGGCGCCGGTCAGGATCGCAAGCAGCCTTGGTGAGGCGACGGCGGTCACGACCAACTCGTACGGCAGCGTGCTCGTGCGTTATGGTCCGAAGAACGCCCCGGTGGATGTGACCCTCACCGCGACGGCGGCAGAGGACGCCTCGGTCTTTACCATCGATACCTTCTCCTTCGCATCGACCGATCCCGTCAACCTTGTTCTCGCCGCCTCTCCCCTGAATATGAAGAGCCTCGATGTCGATCCCTCGTCGGAGGCAGGCCTCGCGGCATGGGTGACTGATGAGAGCGGCGTCACCGTGACTGATAATCAGGTGGATGTGACCTTTACGATCACAGATATCGACGGCCACGGTGCGACTCTGACGGCCGATCCCTGTCTCAACGGTGGTTCTTCAACGGTCATGCAGGCGACCGGCGATGACGGTGTCGCCAGCGTCACTTTTACGCCCGGGGCGTTCGCGACCTCTGAGGATGCGACCGGCACCTGCACGGTGACGGCGACGGCGACGCTGAACGGGACTGTGGTTTCCCGGAGCGTTGATCTCTCCTGGCGGAACTACCCTTCGTTCTCCGTCTCGGTCTCTGCCTCGCCGTCCACAGTTCTGATCGGCAATGAGGCCAACGTGACCATCTCTCTGGCTGGCGATGGGTGGGAGTTTGGTCCGGCTCCAATGGATGTCATGATGTGCATCAGCAGGGCACCGACGATGCTGGATGGTGCTCCTCCTGCGATTGGAGTTGTAAAGAATGTCGCAAAAGACTTTTCAGCAATGATGGACTCCGGTGCGGACTCTCTTGGCCTGGTATCATATGGATGTTATCTCGATGAAGACGTATCTCTTGATCTTTCCCTGAGTTCGGGCTTTTCAACATTCAATGCCTCTATCAATGCTCTTTCGCCTGAGGATACGACGAATGGCAAGGGGCCTGATAAAAAGAGTGGTCTGGATCTTGGCATTGCTCTTGGAATGGCGGTTGATGAACTGGTAGATCATGGTACTTCCGATAATAAAGTGATCGTGGCAATCCTTGATGACGAGTTTACCAATGGTTGGAACCGTGATTCTTGGGAAACCTCTGCAAAACAGAAGGCAATCGATAACGAAGTTAAGATTTATGTTATCATTCTGGATATGCCGAAGAAAAATGGAAATTCGAATGGAAATGATCATAACGGGCTTGAAAAGAAGATTGAAGAAATGGCGGAGGATACAGGCGCAAAGATACTGAAAATTGATGGCACAAATTGTAACAATTACAATTCAGATCTTGTTGCGTTTTTTGCAGTGATTAAATCCGATCTAAAGGATGCTACGATCTTTGAAACAACACTGGATACCAGTCTGGTTAACGTCACGGTCACGAACACCACCGTCACCGATTTGCCGGTTCTGGGTGGGAATGTTCTCCAGTACCAGTATGTTGACGGTGTCTCGACAAACATAGTAAACCAGACCTGGGTCTCGACCACCGTCGATGACACGCTCGACTGGACCGACCGGGTGCTGGACTACGACATCGGTACAATGGAGTACGGCCAGACCTGGACCGCGAACCTGCGCTTCGCCCTCCTGCAGACCGGCACCATCGGCCTCTTCACCGATGGGGCATCAAAGATCAGTTTCTCGAATGCAGCGGGCACCACCTATGAGCAGACCCTCCCGCCGGTCTACATCACCGTCTTCGACCAGGAGACGGCCGACATCTTCGGCACGAGCGCGCTCTCGATCCCGTCGCTTGACGCACTGGGCGACAACAACACCCTCAGCATCGCCGTCGACTGGACGCTCGACTATGCCGGTGAGCACCCCGAATCGGTCAGGCAGCGGGCCCAGTACCAGTACAGCGCGGACAACATCGTCTGGAACAACCTCTGGCATGACTTTGCCGTCCCGGCGGTCGATGAGGATGTCACCGGGGATTACTCCGCCGAACTCGACACCGACAAAAAGAACGGCTATTACCGGATCCGCATCCATGCCTGGGAGGCGATCAGCGGCGGCGCCGAAGCATGGCGGACCACCGAGCAGCCGGTCAGGATCGACGACGGCAAAAAGATCAGGATGAAGCTGATCTGA
- a CDS encoding PEGA domain-containing protein: protein MAYKVPHRLLFSLIALALLCSAVQAVTLTVTVKDYESGSYLSGASVYVSGTYVGKTGSSGTFDYAHSLTSDFSLKVTKSGYADWSEWIDYDDTSVTVRVKKTTVDLAVVVYDADTVKPISGIRVAITAKGSGSVESERTNSAGKAVFDVDASETYTVGIDADDYESLEREIEMDGESRNVQFWLYPAGRFAFRVLDAQDQSPIAGAEISIGGTVKGVTGSEGTLATVLDQGRSYQVKVTHTSYQEYLQEVYIGENAVVTDIFLKKATYPVFISVFDEETKPVEGATVTVDGSRAGVTDRYGRLSLGQVVGGSHTVAVKADGYTSWEGTCTPGATGADLAVELASVPVSLSVLTEDADHAALSGVTIGVNGASQGVTAADGRLVLSLKPGTYNISGSREGYLTAYADRTLAVGSSGESAILTLKPEGPTPIVVGAAALILIVLLLAGVVVTRRIRMVGRRRRPGQKGF, encoded by the coding sequence GTGGCGTATAAGGTCCCGCACCGTCTCCTCTTCTCCCTCATCGCCCTCGCCCTTCTCTGCTCTGCAGTCCAGGCGGTGACCCTCACGGTCACGGTGAAGGACTACGAGAGCGGTTCGTATCTCAGCGGGGCGTCGGTCTATGTCAGCGGCACCTATGTGGGCAAAACCGGCTCGTCCGGGACGTTCGACTATGCGCACTCTCTCACCTCGGACTTCAGCCTGAAGGTGACGAAGTCCGGGTATGCGGACTGGTCTGAGTGGATCGACTACGATGATACCTCGGTGACGGTCAGGGTGAAAAAGACCACCGTGGACCTTGCGGTGGTCGTCTACGACGCCGATACCGTCAAGCCGATCAGCGGGATCAGGGTGGCGATCACCGCAAAGGGGAGCGGGAGCGTCGAGTCCGAACGGACGAACTCTGCCGGGAAGGCGGTCTTTGACGTCGACGCGAGCGAGACCTACACGGTGGGGATCGATGCCGACGATTATGAAAGCCTTGAACGGGAGATCGAGATGGACGGGGAGAGCAGGAACGTCCAGTTCTGGCTCTACCCTGCCGGCCGGTTTGCCTTCAGGGTGCTGGATGCGCAGGACCAGAGCCCGATCGCCGGTGCCGAGATCAGCATTGGCGGCACCGTCAAGGGCGTGACCGGGAGCGAGGGAACGCTTGCCACCGTCCTCGACCAGGGGAGGTCCTACCAGGTGAAGGTAACGCACACCTCATACCAGGAGTACCTGCAGGAGGTGTACATCGGTGAAAACGCCGTTGTCACCGATATCTTCCTGAAGAAGGCCACCTATCCGGTCTTTATCTCAGTCTTCGACGAGGAGACAAAGCCGGTGGAAGGGGCGACGGTGACGGTCGACGGGTCGCGTGCGGGCGTGACCGACCGCTATGGCAGGCTCAGCCTCGGCCAGGTGGTCGGAGGGAGCCATACGGTGGCGGTGAAGGCGGACGGCTACACCTCCTGGGAGGGTACCTGCACGCCGGGCGCCACGGGTGCCGATCTTGCGGTCGAACTGGCCTCTGTGCCGGTCTCCCTCTCGGTGCTGACCGAGGACGCCGACCATGCGGCGCTCTCGGGCGTTACAATCGGGGTGAACGGCGCCTCGCAGGGAGTCACCGCGGCGGACGGCAGGCTCGTGCTCAGCCTCAAGCCCGGCACCTACAATATTTCCGGCTCTCGTGAAGGCTACCTGACCGCATATGCGGACCGGACGCTGGCGGTCGGGTCGTCCGGGGAGTCGGCGATCCTGACGCTCAAGCCCGAGGGGCCGACGCCCATCGTCGTGGGGGCGGCCGCCCTCATCCTGATCGTCCTCCTGCTGGCCGGCGTGGTCGTCACCCGCAGGATCAGGATGGTCGGGCGCCGGCGGCGGCCCGGGCAGAAGGGTTTCTAG